AGCGGGTCTTCGCTCCCCAGCGCAAAAGTCAAGGGGCGCTACTTGCGAGCGAACCGGTCCGCGCTCTGCCGGCGCGCGATAACGAACGGGTTGTTATCACCGTAAAACGCCCAGGGGCCGGATGGCACGTCGCGGAACTCAACAAACTTCCAGTCGCACACATCGATGTCGCGCAGGCCGAGATAATCACGAACAGAAGGCGAGACATCCAACCCGGCGCCGCGATTCAGGTTCGGGCGCGGCCGTTCGTCACCGAAAACGTATTGCCAGTGATCGGTCCGAAACGGCCCGCAGTCTTCCCACTGCGCGTAACAGGCCCGGTCTCCGTGCCGGATGGCAATCCAATGACCTTTAAGCGTGGTCTGGCCGTCGTGCACAAATGTTTCTCTGAACCAGGGAATCACCGCGGCCGCCTCCAGTTTGGTGTGGCCGCCCTCGACGTCGTTGTAGGGCAGCGCAACGTAAAACGGATTCTGGCGAGGCACAAAATTAACCGGCCTGAAATCGCGCCGCGCAGCCGGTTCCGGGTCATCGTAACCGCCGTATCGGAGGGCCCACTCCGGGTCCCAGGAACTCTTGCTGTTCGGGACCGGATTGTTGACGGCAGCCCGTTCCCCGATCCAGAAAATCGTGGTTACGATGTTAAATTTCCACGGGCCCCGGTCAGCTTTGCCGCCGAGGGATGGGCCGGTGGGGTAGTGCAGGCTCGAACCGGTGAACAGCCTCCTGGTCGGGGAAACGCCGGCTGCCGGTTCGAACTTGAGAAGCATATTTTCCCGCAGCTTCCCCGTGTATTTGGCATCCACCATCGTGCTTTGAAGCCGGCCTTGGCCGAACGTCGCACCCGTGCTACTCACTACTGTCAAAATCGAGACAAAAATGATCCGCCACATAAACTACCTCCTGCCTTTGGCGAACAGAAATCCGCTCCTCTGCGGCGATCCATGCGCTTCGAAGGGCTAAAAGGGCCGATTCCTCACCATTACGGCCGGAAAAGCGGTGCCTTTAGCAAAAACTTTGGCCGGGATTGCCGGCGCGGCCCCGGGACCGGGACATGCACGCGGCATGGATGGTTTTTTCATCCTTTCTTGAACGAGAATGGATGAACCCCGCTCTAAACAGGGATGACCGCTGCGCCAGGCAAAATCCCAGTGCTCTTAACGGCTGTTCAGGCTGACCTTGTCGGGGAAGCTCTGATGGAACAGATTTCTCAGCTGGTTAGCCAACTGTCGACGGCTCCCAGACGGGGGACATCGCCCGAAGAGGTCTCATTACTCACGGCGTACCTGGAACTCGCAAGGATCATCATGGACCGAAGTGGAGTCCAGAACAACGGCGATGCTGCGAGCCTCTCCACGACTCGCCTTGTGCGCAGACGTACCGATGCGTCGTCCAGCTACCTGCAAAATCCTGCGCTGAGGTTGCGCCAGCCGTAAGTAAGGTAAGGGGCCGGCCGCGTCGATGCCGCAAGGCTGCGCTTGGCATGCCCGGTGAACACCGGCGATCAAACCCGGTCGTATGGTTTCCCGCACCGAACGGATTGACGGCTTTTACCGGAAGGTAAGCCGAACGGAAAAAGAGTTTTATGAACTCTTCCGTAAAACCGAAGAGGCTGACGTCTTGACGCAGATGCGGGCCTGCTTTGCCGAGGCCAGGCAGGCGCCGGATGGCATCCGCTTTAATCACCAGGAACTCTGTTCCCGTCTGGAAACGGCGGTTGAGGCCTGGATTGCCGATACCTGCGAGGCCAGGCGCTTGAACCGGGATTGGATCACCCGGGCCGAAGAGGCCATCTTGCACCGGGTCAGGACGCTGATGGCCCAGGCGCTTCGGGAAGCTCTGACGGGCGCGCCGTGAACGGCCGGTCGGATCCTCGGGAAACCGAAAGCACCCGGTTGGTTAAACCCGAACCGGAATGAAACTTACTGTCCCTTCACCATGAACGAAGCCAAGCTACCTACTCCACACGCCTCCAAGGTCCCCTTGTCGGCTGATGAACTCCAATTCCTGTGCAACTTGCTGCAGGAAGAGAAATATCTAACTGATCACCGGCCCGGTTCTTCAGAGGTGACCGGTTCGCGTCTTTCACCCGCCGACCGATCGGTGGTCAGGGATGCCCTTTTCAACAAGCTCAGTTCGTACCTTAGTAACATGAGATAGGAAGGATCTCGCTTGCGGTGGAACATAGCTCGGGGTTTACCCATTGCCATTTAGTCAAGGGCCGGCGGATGGGGGCGCTTTCGTCCCGGATGCTTGATCGTAGCCAGGGACGTTAGTGCCTGTCAGGGCGTTCCCCAAGGATTGAGGTGTCCTGCCAGCTTTACATCTACCAGACCGTATAACCGGTCTAGGCCCGTTGGGCCTAAGGCACCATGTGACCTCGATGGTCACCGAAAGGGTATGATTGAGAGTTAATCGATACGATCACGGTCATTTTTCCTCGGAATTTTCGATGATCACATTCATTAAACTTCAATAAGGCGTCACGCCTGTACGCCCCCTCTAACAAACGCCGCCCCGCCGGGTTGGATTTGCTGACGGGGCGGCAGGAACCGGCCGGTCACTCCGCCTCTGAAATCTTTTTTCGGTCCAGGCTCAGAATGATGAACGGCGCCAGGATGACGGCTGCCGCGACGAAGAGCAGGCCACTGGCCGGGTTGCCCGTACGTTGCGCAATCCACCCCACCACGATCGGTGCGAAAAAACCGCCGACGTTTCCGGTGGCGTTCACCAGCGCGAGCCCTCCCGCGGCGGCGGGCCCTTTGAGGAACGCCGCCGGGATCGTGAAGAATACGGGCACCGCGGAGAGCACGCCGGCTGCACTCAGGACAATGCCGGCGAACGCAATCGCATGGACGGGGGCAACCGCAGAGGCTAGCCCGATCGCGAGCGCTAAGGACGCAATAGTAAAGTGCCAGCGCCGTTCACGGGTCCGGTCCGAATGGCGGGCCCAGAAGTACATCACGAAGGCGCCGATCAGGTACGGGATGGCGGAGATAAATCCCACGGCCGTGTTGGAAAACCCGAATCTCTGAATGATGATGGGCATCCAGAATCCGAAGCCATATAAGCCCATCACGATGAAGATGTACGCAAAGCTCAACAGCCAGACCGAACGGTCCCGCAAAGCGGCACCGAAGTGCGCGTGGCCATGGCCCGCGCTTCGGTCCTGATCACGGTTCAGCAGGGTGACAAGTGACGTGCGCTCTTCTTCGTCGAGCCAGTTCGCTTCCTGCGGGCTGTTGGTCAGGAAACGCAGGGCGATAAACGACGCGACGATCGCGGGAAATCCCTCGGAAAGAAACAGCCATTGCCAGCCCCGGAGTCCGGCCCACCCGTTCAGGTGATCCAGAATCAGCCCCGATAACGGTCCCGCAATGATGGTTGCTAACGGAACGCCCAGATAGTAAATCGATACGACGTTGGCCCGCTCCTTCGACGGAAACCAACTCATCATGTAATAGACGATACCGGGAGCGAAGCCCGCTTCCGCGGCGCCGAGCAGGAATCGGAAGACAAGGAAGGTGACGGGTCCCCTGCTGGCGGCCATCAGCATCGAAGCGAGTCCCCATGAAAACATGATCCGGGCAATCCATCTCCGGGCGCCGACGCGTACCAGCGCCCAATTACTGGGCACTTCGAACAAGACGTAACCAATGAAAAAGATACCGGCGCCCCACCCGTAAGTGACCGGGGTGAGTCCGAGGTCCTTATTCATCGTCAACGCTGCGAAGCTGACGTTGACGCGGTCTACGAACGCAATGAAGTAGAGAAGCAGAATCAGGGGCATCAGCCGCCACTTGGCCTTGCTGATGGCCCGTTCGCTGATCACATCGAGCCCTGCGCCGGGCACGGAGCGTGATAACATGCTCATGAGGGTTCTGGTGCAGATCCGAAACGTCTAACGCCCTTTGATCGACCCGACGCGTCCCTGCACGGTTTTCAGTTCATGCCCGTATGTACATACCGCCGTTCACGTCGATCGTCGCCCCGGTCACAAACGACGAAAGGTCCGAAGCCAGAAACAGGAAGACGTTGGCGATTTCCGCCGGCGTGCCGATCCGGCCCAGCGGGATACCGGCGACGATCCGGTCCATAACTTCCTGAGTCATCTTGTCCCCGCGGATGTCCGTCGCCACCATCCCGGGCGTAACTGCATTGACTCGAATACCCTTCGGCCCGAGCTCTTTTGCCATGTCTTTAGCCAGGCCGAGCATGCCCGCCTTCGCGGCGGAGTAATGCGGGCCGCCGAACACGCCGCCCCCAGCCTGGCCGGACACGGAGGAAGTACAGGCGATCGAACCGCGGCCGCGGCTGATCATGTGCGGGATAAACGCCTGGGAAAGGTTAAGCATGCCGCGCAGGTTGACGTCGAGAACCGCGTCGTAGTTCTCGGGCTTGATATCCAGAATCCGAATCGGCTGCGTGATCCCGGCGTTGTTGATGAGGATATCGACGGCACCGAAGTCCTTGATGATTTGTTCCGCCACCTGCTGGCAAGCCTCCCGCCGGGTCACGTCGCAAACGTACCCCCGGTGCTGCTCGCCCAGCGCGGCGGCCTTCTTTTGCGGATCATTTCGTTCAAGGTCCAGCAATGCAACGGTCGCGCCGTGTTCAGCGAACACGCGCGCGGTGGCGTAGCCGATGCCGTTTTCGGTGGCCGCGCCGGAAATGACGGCGAATTTATCTTTAAGTAGCGTCATACGATGGAGTCAGGTTAGTTGTTGTTAGTTGTTAGTTGTTAGCTGTTATCGGTTTTGTCCAGGTAGTTTCTGGCCGGCGCTTTTTCCGGGAGCGTTGAGGGTCAGGTTTCAGCCGAGCTGATCACGAACAAAGGCGAGGCAACGGCGAAGGGTGGTTTCTATGTCCGCGAGGTCAACCCGGGAGTTCCGGCGCACCGGCTGCGCTGCGGGATCTCGATGCAACCGGAGCGGAACCTCGATGGCCAGGTTGAGGTCCTCGCGGGATCGCACGGCTTGCAGGATCGCGGCGCACCCGACTTCGCCTTCGCCGAGGGGCACGAAGAAATAACCCTCGGGCCGGGTCTGGACATCCTTGATGTGGACGTGCGCGCAGGCAGGCATCGCGGCCAGCGCGTCCTGCGCCGGATCAACCTGGCCGGGCCGGTGGGAAACCGTGTTTCCGGCGTCATAATTCAGCCGGACCTGCGGTGACCCGATTCGGGCCACCAGGTCCAGGCCGTCCCGGGCCACGTTAATCAGGTTATCTTCGCCGTTCCCCGGATTTTCCAGGGCGATGATCATGTCGAGCCGTTCGGCATGCGCGGTGAGCGTTTCTATGTTCCGGAAGAAGGACTCCGCGTAATCCCGGATCGCAGCGTTGGTGTTGATCACCTTTGCTCCCAATGCCCCCGCGAAATCCATCCGGCGCGCAAAGATCCGGTCTGCGCCGGGCCGGCCGAGGTCAATGTGTGAAGAAAAGGCAAAACACGCGAGGCCGCTCTGTTTCAGCCAGGCCGCGTATTGTTTCGTGTTGTCTGCGTTGAACGCCTCCTCGTCGAAGGGCTCCGTATATCCGACGATAAACGCCGGTTCCACGTGCGTCGCCCCGCAGGCAGCAATGCTGTCGAGGGCCGCGGGAAATTCGTACCCGTCGTAGGGTGCGGTTGAAATGGATAAGATCCGACTCATCGCGCTGAAGCTCACTTCATTGGGTTGGAACAGGTTGCGGTTGATCCGCCGCAGCCGGTTTCGTCTTCACCGGGTCCTAACCGGCAGCGGTTCTCGCCTGGCCGCCAACGGCCGGCGGCGGCGAGGCCGTGGTCCGGGAAGGCGCACGCCGGTTGGCCCACCAGCGGGCAAACAGTTCGTTGCCGACTACCGCCGCTACCAGCACGGCCCCGATCAGGATGGCCTGCACTTCAGGCGGAATGTAGGCCTGGGTCAGCCCGTTCCGCGTGACACCGATAATGGCCAGGCCAAGCAGCGTCCCGATCACGCCGCCGCGGCCCCCGGCCACGGATCCGCCGCCGAGCACCACGATGGTAATCGCGTCCAGCTCGTAACCTTCACCCGCATTGGCTTTGGCGCTGGAGACGCGCGAAATGAAGATGACCGCCGCCGCCGCGCTCAGCAGGCCGGAGACCGCATAGGCCGCCAGCTTGACCCGGTCCGCGCGCAACCCGGCGAACCGGGCGGCGGTTTCGTTAACGCCGAGGGCATAAAGAGTCCGGCCGAAGGTCGTCCGCGCCAGGACCAGCCAGACGACCGCAGCCACGATCAAAAAAAGCGGTAACTGAACGGGCAACGGCCCCAGGTAACCCTGACCTAACACGCTCAGCGAATCAGGAATCGGGAAGGCGCGCGCGGCGGAGATCCCGTAGGCGACACCCCGGTAGATTGCCAGGGTAGCCAGGGTGATGATAATCGGCGGCAACCCGACGCGGGTGATGACAACCCCATTGAGCGCGCCGAGAAGGGTGCCGAGGCACAACCCGAGCAACGCGGCGGGCCAGGCGCCGATGCCCGCCTGGATGAGCAGGCCCACGACGACGGCGGTCAGTGCGATGACCGCACCGACGGACAGATCGATCCCGCCGGTGATCATCACCAGCGTCATCCCGAGCGCGACCAAGCCGATCTCGGTCATGAAACGGGTTGCGTTCAACAGGTTATCGGCGGTGAGAAAAGTGTCCGACAACGTGGACATCACCGCAACGGCGATGACCAGCACGACGGCAAGCAGGGCGTTGGTAGCCCAGGCGGGCGGCAGATTGGAAGAACGGGCGGCCATGGGGAGGACGGAAGAATGGTTCCGGGCGTTGGTTGGTTGGTTCGTTCGTTAATTAGTTTGTTTGTTAGTCGAGGTTCGTTCGTTGGTAGAAGCCAGGTTAAGCCGGGTCAGATCGGCGACGCGGCAGGCCGGCGGACGCGGTCGAGAATCACGGCCGCCAGGATGAAGAGCCCCTGGAAACACGGTTCCCACAGCGAGTTGATGCCAAGGAAGATGAGCGCGCTTGCCAGGGCGGAGATAACGAGGGTACCGAGCAGCGTCCCGAAGACCGTTCCGGAACCGCCGAAAATGTTGGCGCCGCCCACGAGTACGGCGGTGATCGCGGCGAATTCGAACCCGACCCCGGCGTTTGATTGGATCACGGTGAAGCGGCTGGCAAAAACCACTGCCGCCAGCCCGACCAGGGCGCCGTTCAAGACGAAGGCCAGGACCTGCACCCGGGCTACCGGGATACCGGCCAGACGAGCCGCACCCGGGTTGGAACCGACGGCGAACAACGCGCGTCCTCCGGGGATTCTGCTCAAGAGGAACGCAGCCAACAGGTAAACCACGACCAGCGTGATAACCGGAATCGGCATCCCGAGCAGTTTGCCTTGGCCGAACGCCGTGAATTGCGGGGGCAGGCCGTAGATCCAGGAACCGCCGGTGGCTTTGATCAACAAACCCCGGTAAATGCTGGCGGTGCCGAGGGTCACGACGATGGAATGAATCCGCAAGCCGGCGACGATAAGGCCGTTAACCCCGCCGAGGACCGTACCGGCCAGAACGGCGGCCAGCAGCACCACCGGGGTGGGAATTCCCTGTTTTGCCAGGAGCCCGGCCAGGGTGGAACAGATTGCCAGGATGGCGCCCACCGACACGTCAATCTGGCCGATGAGAATAACGAGAAACATCCCAAGCGCAGCGATACCCAGGTGCGAGGCGTTGACGCAGATGTCCCGCAGGTTTCCGGGGGAAGCG
The nucleotide sequence above comes from Verrucomicrobiota bacterium. Encoded proteins:
- a CDS encoding ABC transporter permease is translated as MYVDYRRQLSLAVFLVLLTAGLALRNPVFASPGNLRDICVNASHLGIAALGMFLVILIGQIDVSVGAILAICSTLAGLLAKQGIPTPVVLLAAVLAGTVLGGVNGLIVAGLRIHSIVVTLGTASIYRGLLIKATGGSWIYGLPPQFTAFGQGKLLGMPIPVITLVVVYLLAAFLLSRIPGGRALFAVGSNPGAARLAGIPVARVQVLAFVLNGALVGLAAVVFASRFTVIQSNAGVGFEFAAITAVLVGGANIFGGSGTVFGTLLGTLVISALASALIFLGINSLWEPCFQGLFILAAVILDRVRRPAASPI
- a CDS encoding MFS transporter, producing MSMLSRSVPGAGLDVISERAISKAKWRLMPLILLLYFIAFVDRVNVSFAALTMNKDLGLTPVTYGWGAGIFFIGYVLFEVPSNWALVRVGARRWIARIMFSWGLASMLMAASRGPVTFLVFRFLLGAAEAGFAPGIVYYMMSWFPSKERANVVSIYYLGVPLATIIAGPLSGLILDHLNGWAGLRGWQWLFLSEGFPAIVASFIALRFLTNSPQEANWLDEEERTSLVTLLNRDQDRSAGHGHAHFGAALRDRSVWLLSFAYIFIVMGLYGFGFWMPIIIQRFGFSNTAVGFISAIPYLIGAFVMYFWARHSDRTRERRWHFTIASLALAIGLASAVAPVHAIAFAGIVLSAAGVLSAVPVFFTIPAAFLKGPAAAGGLALVNATGNVGGFFAPIVVGWIAQRTGNPASGLLFVAAAVILAPFIILSLDRKKISEAE
- a CDS encoding ABC transporter permease → MAARSSNLPPAWATNALLAVVLVIAVAVMSTLSDTFLTADNLLNATRFMTEIGLVALGMTLVMITGGIDLSVGAVIALTAVVVGLLIQAGIGAWPAALLGLCLGTLLGALNGVVITRVGLPPIIITLATLAIYRGVAYGISAARAFPIPDSLSVLGQGYLGPLPVQLPLFLIVAAVVWLVLARTTFGRTLYALGVNETAARFAGLRADRVKLAAYAVSGLLSAAAAVIFISRVSSAKANAGEGYELDAITIVVLGGGSVAGGRGGVIGTLLGLAIIGVTRNGLTQAYIPPEVQAILIGAVLVAAVVGNELFARWWANRRAPSRTTASPPPAVGGQARTAAG
- a CDS encoding SDR family oxidoreductase, whose translation is MTLLKDKFAVISGAATENGIGYATARVFAEHGATVALLDLERNDPQKKAAALGEQHRGYVCDVTRREACQQVAEQIIKDFGAVDILINNAGITQPIRILDIKPENYDAVLDVNLRGMLNLSQAFIPHMISRGRGSIACTSSVSGQAGGGVFGGPHYSAAKAGMLGLAKDMAKELGPKGIRVNAVTPGMVATDIRGDKMTQEVMDRIVAGIPLGRIGTPAEIANVFLFLASDLSSFVTGATIDVNGGMYIRA
- a CDS encoding sugar phosphate isomerase/epimerase gives rise to the protein MSRILSISTAPYDGYEFPAALDSIAACGATHVEPAFIVGYTEPFDEEAFNADNTKQYAAWLKQSGLACFAFSSHIDLGRPGADRIFARRMDFAGALGAKVINTNAAIRDYAESFFRNIETLTAHAERLDMIIALENPGNGEDNLINVARDGLDLVARIGSPQVRLNYDAGNTVSHRPGQVDPAQDALAAMPACAHVHIKDVQTRPEGYFFVPLGEGEVGCAAILQAVRSREDLNLAIEVPLRLHRDPAAQPVRRNSRVDLADIETTLRRCLAFVRDQLG